The genomic window cgccgctaccgaacgcccgccgctgtggactactctcaactactactctccccacctgctcatagcatgtgcaggtgataggagagtagtagccgggttatatggctgagatcgccgccgcgatgccgcgcagggggagccgctcatcactgcagctatcatccccctccgcccccccctcctgctgcttccttactctatatgatagctgacttcctgcccggccgccgctctccgttcacacgtgccggcggccgggcaggaagtcagctatcacatagagtaaggaagcagcaggaggggggagcggagggggatgatagctgcagtgataagcggctccccctgcgcggcggcgatctcagccatataacccggctactactctcccatcacctgcacatgctatgagcaggtggggagagtagtagttgagagtagtccacagcagCGGgcattcggtagcggcgggcttactgtgatgtactgattgcttacatttatggaatactttggggagcaaggacacttgctccccaaagtatttcataaatgtattcaatcaaaaacactgtatattacattacatacacatccattgtaattccaatggagtgtccagcaggggcgcactatatatagaagtcaatggtactcattgacttctatatatagtgcgccccctgctggacactccataggaattacacctttcgtcgtgacgtcactgcttctgggagaattctaacacttcctggtacactaaattaagggaaatagcagtataggagcatttcccataattaatgtacattagaaaattgtataactttccatcagtaataacatataaaaaaattattttggccggacttctcctttaagggatacAAGGTCAAAAACACCTTGTGACCACAGACTGGTTGTACCACAATGTGAGCAGCCAATAATCAAGTTGCTCTTGCCTTGACATATTATATTATTGCAATTTGGACCACTTACTCAAATAAGGTAAGCTAATGTTTCAAAATTACAAACATTGGATTAGTCCATCTTCTTTCAAGTCTTAAAATGTGAATGTACACTTTGATTTTCAAATCTCATATTAAATACATTTGTACAAAAGTTGAGGATAATTATACAATGCTAAACCTTgctttccatgaaaaaaaaacaaccaaacaatgtatgttatatatctggTCTTACCTACACTAAATATACAACTGAAAATCCTTTTGGTGGTAAAATGTAAACCTTTAAGCCTCTCCATTGCTTCATTCATCATTATTTTAGATGCGCAAAAAGACACAGATGTAGAAAGAATTATTTTCCAGTATTTGGCCAGTTAGTCCGTAAATTAAAAAGAATTTCCACATCCTGAGGTGCCAGCTTATAGACTCCAAGTTCATTTAGTGCTGCTGTAGCAGAAGGCACTTTGTCATTGGCAGATGTTTTATCCATGCACTGTGCTGTAGACTGTAACACATCCTTTAGAAGCAGTGCAGACCCCACACTAAGATTTAGAATAATGCAAGCTTCCTTTACACTATAAGAATATAaatacaagtcagttttacacaGTGATATAATAGCATAACAGGACATGGCTCAAATAGGTACTgttgtttcaacaaactttgtaCAGGTCAATAGCACaagcaaatttaaagggaatctatcaataggtttattccaccttaaatgagggccacataaactagtgacaggaatgctgaacagatcggtgtattacttacatcattctgttcagccgttctcctgatatgcaggagaacagtattcttgccacacccctccccccacctgctgaatgaccgttgactgcctatacacagcatagatagataacggCCTCTGGAAAATCAGCTCAGAAAAGGCTTTTGTTTCCTGGTTATAGCTTGTAGCTAGCTTAGAGATCATAATCAATACAAGCCAGGGGGAACATGAGAGGTTTAGTTCCTTGGAACACATGCTGCAGAGAAAGATAGCTAAAAGCCAACTTGCCGAGAAGAAATCTGAAAAATGCTACATACAAGATAAATATTGGTtggatatagtgctgctcctcatgtacacaattGAGATTTGTGCTTTAGAGAGGGAGTTAAAAAGATAGGTAGCTAGGACTGTATTAAACTGCATGAGGACTTTTTACTGAAACATACATTATATGTTTTTGTTCCtacaataaaaaaatacttaCTGCTTAAAATAATTTTCTGGCCTTTTGCAGTAGTGGGAAAACAAAGGAAAGAGGTTTCGAGTCATATCAAACTGCAGTTGCGCTGCTCCTCCTTCATTGAAATGATTGGCCAAGATTACCTGTGGATAGGTTATAAGTATAGATAATGAGGCAGCCCTTTTTATTACCTTAAAGGAGAGGTCTAGCCAAATTCATATTTGCAGGGTCGGCAGGGAGTGGAGGGAACATAACAACCTATACTTACTGGTCCCCGTGCCCTTGAAGCACCGCATCACGGATCTCCCAGACCAGTTAGATGTTATTATGTATCCATTTTTTACTATGCCATGATGCGGCAGGGTGAGAGATAGCCCCCTCAGCGTATGCAGTGGTATCTcgtccctgtcactgactggctgagcgaggtacccatcagctgggtcatgacgtaGTGGGGGGAGAGAGTCCCAGCAAGAGTCCAGAAGCGGGACGTGGTGCTGCAAAGGCACGAGTACCGGTAAGTATAGGTTGTTTATTATATTCCCCCACCCCTTGaccattctgattttttttttttattcggctGGACCTCTGCTTTGAGGCCTTATTTGCAGTTAACTTGTTTACTTACATCTTGATAAATGAACAAATCCAGCTTTTCGGCAAGCATCTGCCAAACACTTTTAAATAAGGTATGACACAGCTGCTGTTCCAGTTGTAGAAGACGGTCCCTGAGTGTCAGCAGCATAGGACATGCAGAGCTGGATAATGACATCACGGCTTGTTCTGATTGTGATGGCAACGATAGCCATCTGGAATATGCACAGAAGATGACAAATTAGTAAGCCTATTTTTGTAGACAACATTTCCAGATAGGTATTTATTTACCTTTCTTTCTTATATATCTTTGCACCTTCTTTGACTTCTCGGAAAACATGCTCTACCTGACGTGACAACATATCATTTTTTAGTCGCTCCAGGAGATTAATCATATCATCAAAGACAGAGATCTCCATTGAGGCCAGCTGTCCAAGCTGTAGCTTACTTGTAGAATTTATATCGGTGcaaacctccagtgcagcttgcTGTAGCTGTAAAAAGAACTGCAAACACAGACATTACTTTATACATCAAAATTGTAAAGGCCccttttaaacatgtttaaaggtAATGATCAGCTGCTGGTAATttttttggctgatcgttgtctttattacacagagcgatattctACTGAAATCGCCCTGATTTAGCAGAgtaccgctctgtgtaatagggctctaagttaTAGTACACAATTCCTTAGATATGTCCCCCATACGTATTAAAGGAAATTGATAAACATGCAATGACAATGTAAAGTCTTTTAATACTTTTACTCACAATATTGTCAGCCCAGTCTCCAAGGACAGTTGCAATATAATTGACGGCATTCAGGATAGCACAGTATTTGGTGCCCAGCAGCGCTCTACTTTCTTCTTTCATCACTTGTGTTAAACGGATCCTAAAGTCATCAACTAAATCCTTCTGCAGCTCCAAAAACTTCAGTTTCTTTTCTGCTGTTGGGAGGTTCTTATATCTATCTGTTATCAGAAACAGTAGAAAACTTGCTTTAGTTCAGCATGGAATTGCCTTGGCAGCACCAAAACAAGGCATTATAGCaaatttaatttttaaagaaatcaacaggagttgcaaacagttttgcaatacacttgattttttatgttttctatgtttaaattaatGTTACACACATGGCCACAAGGTGTCTGCCTttactgcacatgtgtacagctgctgtctGTAAACATGCAGTAGCAGAGAATCCCAGGGGTGCTCACAGTGTATGGTCAGctttcctgtcacacagcaccaaaacctctctATGTATACAgcaacattatactgactgaattgttgcataacaaagagccctgtctcctggtaagcatgtaTAGTTGATATTAAAATGATCAAAAGTTGATTATATAATAACCCAAGTTAATTGCCCTCTGTAGACAGATGTCTTTCCTCGCGTAAGTGCACAAAGGActggggacttcctgtgtttggtctctttttttgaacagagaaaaaaaacaaatatcggCACAGAAGGAGCAAGGACCACAGTTTGGGTGTATGGacaacattgatttaaacataaagaAGCGAGTATTGGCAAACTGCTTACGATCACAACCCTTGTTGATCTCTTTAAAATATAGTTTAGCAACAGGTATGCCAATTTTGAAAGTTCTATTATTTCACATTTTTGCACATGCTTAAAAAGAATTATCACAAGAGTTGTCCAGATACATATATTtcaacatttaggctgggttcacacacagtatttttgctcagtattttggtcctcatattgcaaccaaaaccaggagtggattgaaaacacagaaaggctctgttcacacaatgttgaaatttagtggatggccattttatgacaaatagtGGCTGttctttcataacaacagccgatgttttagaataacgccaattatttgccattaaatgatggccatccactatatttcaacagtgtgtgaacatagcctgtgttaaAAGTGGTATAATATACTAGTATGATTCTTGCAGCTGCTTGTTCCTACTGCTAGCATCTCGACACATAGGAAATGCAGCTCGGCCATTGACAGGCTATGTGGGTATTTTTTTTATCCCGACACAAACAAGAAATTCAGCAGTgcagctaaaacgctaaattcaggtgtcagaaaggtcagtgcttatctatgaacttactgagagaagattgcagggtgttgtgctgtgcagaaatcctccatgctcagtcactcctaacagcccctcccctctccatagccacataatggagacagaaatcctgcttcatttgatgtgaggggggaggctgggagattgctttttcagtacagaaggaaacttttagtaaataaaacctattacagagtttcttaaaatcgcttgttctgttgatatttaatgttttcagaaaaatggccctgaaatgacagttacgctttaaagaaaACCTGgtattacgttttttttttttgcctaaagtCATCTGGGCGATTCCCAGTGGCTTCTCCCTGCTGCACCAGCTTTGATTGATCTTTTCTTTTATCCAAACAGAGAAAGATCTATAGAAGCGCATATGGCATGAATAAACTGCTGAGGATCACCCTGATGACTGCTAATTCAGGCAGTATGAAAaggatgacaggtttcctttaaattgtGACAGCTTGTATTTTATATCTGTGTAGTACTATATTTTTGGAACTTCTTATTGGAAAAGATAAAATTACCTGTTATAACAAGCAGAAGTGTCATAAATGTCTCAGCACAGTCTGGAAACTTCATCTCATCAACATCAGAGATGTCTTTATATTGTGATGACCAGGCAGCCTCCGATGACAGCATAGAGTCCATCTTTTCTAGAGCCACTAACAATGTAAAGAGAGTAAGAGACAATATTATTTATATACTCGACAACTTGTTACAACTAAAGCACCACATATTGAATGACATGTATAATAGTGACACTGCCTGTCTGAGATTTCACATAGGGAAAATTATAAACATTAGTTATATGTTTATAACAGCATGTACAGACATTTAAGGGTTTCTGTAAgatcttacttaaaggggtattcccatctaaaaTAATATAGTTAAACTTTTGGGGcacgtcaagttaaatatttttgcaaataaattgaTTTAGCAAATTTATAgatattgtataatatatatattctgtacaaACACACCAGGCAGTGCTTTTACAGCCGAGTGATGGTTAGTAACCtaaataaatttgcaaaaatatttaccttgacaagtcctacaagttaAAAATTACCATGGACGTTCAACTGTCATTATAGGAGTGCACATTATCACTagctgtaaccggttgcttttgataatagtcggagaaggctataaccacacagaattatagaaaaataaggtatttaatacaaagaacaatacttagctgtagttacagatggtacagatgcatagttgttttatccacaatgaaatggggagcccctttgtatattatggtctaatatacgctcatttccctcgatgaccaccagggtgctgggcaccttccatccatggtcccagctgaggctggctcgaagctacatacccccgacctttatagtaagtttgggtgggggtgatgtgcttgtatgtctatgtagaccactgatgaccatgaatggaagttatctgatgtttctccggccttgtacatatttaccaagcacaatggggacccagttttacaattacagctataaggttctttcagccatacaacaatagcaacaaacaactgtatcctccaatgtttacactattgtgaaggtatatggctggacagttgacataggtgtgacagtatacatacacacacacaactacaatgacttctacacacatagccatacgaataaatgtatatacacatatatatatatatatatattcacaagacattaaaataatacattccttctcattacatcaataagacacttattttctgaaatgaacccatcTGGTTACACTAGCTGTAGGACATTTGATCTAATCCATATGCTGCCTTTATAACCAAAGTTTCTTGCTTAACTGTTTTCTCTTACATTTTCTTTCCACTGTCAGCCATCGTTGAAAGAAGGTATCTTCTGAAAGGATGTGCATGCAGTTTGGCAAGCTGCCTAGATATCCATGTGCTGTTTGGAGTTCTCTTTGAAACAGAAGTACTTCATCCACAAGGTGACAGAAAAGTACATCATCGTACAATAAACATGGAATGTCAACAGACAACTTCTCCAGTACCAGCATGACAAGTCCTCGAGTAAACTCCATCTGCAGAATAGACAAACAGACACTGCGTGATCAAACATTATGTATATATTTTCAGAAAAATACAGTAGTACACATTAagcaaatagaaataaattaggtAGTCCTTTTATGAAATAATCTAACCATATATACAAATTATTCTGGTATGTTTATGTGTACTGAGTATAACCAAGCCCTTAATTCTACATATACCGTTAAACAAAAACTATTAGCATAATAAGGTTATAAAGCTTTGTTTACTGTTCAGCTACAGTCTACACTACCATTTCTATAATCTGAACACATTACCTTTGCATTCACAATGGATCCTGCCCTCTTCAGAATTGGCTGTATCTTGTCATTTAAAAATTTTGTGTGGTTTCCAATCCACATGAGAACCTGGGTAAGGTACCACTCGGGCTAGAAgcaataaatatttttatataaacatacatatgtgcacacacacaaagcattattagtattattatattatcaCACCAAAAACACAGGGGAAATATTTCATCCACACGTCCTAATTTTGGTTCTCTTCATTCTATTGTCATTGCTTTCATTCCTAAAACCAGGAGAGATTTAATTTTAAATAGATCACTTTGCATTGTGAGAAGTTCACAGATTTTCTTTACATCCATTTGCCCTCAAACTACAATCTCTGCCTTCTTCCTTTTCCTAAAATACACATtcaagggggtaaaaaaaaacaaaaaaaaaccctcaaactTTTTGCATCTTTCCCCGAAAGGCCATTTTTAACTGAAAAGAAGAGCACATTGTACTCAatggaaaacttaaaggggtagtgcggtgtttaaacatttattcactaaataacacacattacaaagttatacaactttgtaatgtgtgttatttaagtgaatggcccccttcctcgtgttacccccaccccgaaagtgtagtgcagtatacttactcaattgctgtccacccctggccaccatcttgggtcaaTGACAAttactatgctcagccaatcgcggctgagcagctgatgatgcggcagagcgggggccggcatgagtgacggctggagcggtccggccatcctcccgaagatgacgtaatcgacccaagatggcggccaggggtcgacagcaattgagtaagtatactgcaccagcCGCACTAGCCCTTTAACTGCAGGAAATAAAAGCTTTAGCATGTTATTAAATAAAATGTACCCGGCAGTGGCGTCTTTGTTAGGAAAATAAAATTATCCCTTTATTCTTCTTTGTCAGCTCTGCATTCCCTGGACCTGGCCAAACACCACAACTTCCTAGTAATGCTCTTGTAGGAAATCTCTGGAATGCAGCAATCCAGGTTCATAAAAATTATTCGGCATGTGAAGGTTGTTCTTGACTGCACTCAGACCAATTTTCTTTGCTTTTAAAGTGATGGTTTCTGTTTATTTCAGATTAATTTACTTGCTTACTTTTGTATTCTCATGACCTATTTTATATGGCTGCTTTAGAAGTGAAATACATGAATTAATATAAACGTTAGTGTAGTGGTAGGAAGCAAACAGTTCTCACCTTACTTAAAACATTAGTTTGTCTGTTTCCAGTAAAATGATAGCGGAATCTTTTTTGAAGAGGAGTTAACATTATTTGAATTGGGAGAATGATGGGAGCAGATACAGGAAGAGAATATTTCTCTGGCATCTGTTTAGGCTTACTTATTAATTCATCTCTAGGGACACGTGTTAAGGAAATATCACACTAGTAGTTAACCAATACATCAGATATTTAGTTACACAATAGCAAAAATGATTgagaattaaaggagttatcctggCTTTTAACACATGTAAAATCTAGGAATGATCAATGACCCGAGTACAAAATCTATGCTGTCAACTTACAAGGTAAGTCGGTACATATTTTGCCATTCAGGCGTAGCAATAGTGATTTCATGCATAACTgtaatttaaatgttttttttgggggggttgcaCCATTCACATCATATTTTCAGTCTCAGCCACTGGCAATTGAGGGGACATAGACTTTGCTAGACAAAACACGGTATAGTCTATTTGTGACTATGTTTTTTCTGTTTCACAGCCATACACGTTTTATTTGTGGGAAAGTATAGTAGTCTGTGCTTGTGTGTCCCACAAGTAAAACATGTACTGCAATGGGGTGCAGAATAAACTTTGGATAGGCGATAAATGTCCAATTGTGGGAAAATCTTTAAAAACCGTGTAAATATCAATAACTCCATATTCACTGCATGTTTTATTAAAGGATACGAAATTTGAAGCTTTAGGAGTTGAGTGAAGAGTGTTTCCAAACTAGCATAGACCTCTGTCACACTtcccgatgatgatgatgaagatgaagatGCAGAAACTGGTGTCGGTGGCTGATGAGGACCAATAAAAGGCCAATGTAACTGACTTAACACTTCCTCAAAATCACTACATCAAAAATAAAATGAGGGTATGAACTTACTGAAATCACAATACAGtttactgtatataagaacaccTAGCATATTGTGTTAATGGAAGAATTGTACAAACTTTTACCTTGTTAACTTATCTTTTAGTATTTTGTGCCAGAACTGAACTGTAGAAGTAATAAACTTTAGCAGATGAGTGCAGGATGAATCCTGTAGCTTAATAGCCTGTTCTGTCATAGACACCAGAGTACTGGCAGCTTCAGCTACATTGTTAGTCATCAGATGTTGTTGAATATTATCACTGAAAAGAAAAACATAGTTTGTGTTAAAGAGGCATCCCCATCAGGTAAAATACtttacattattttttctttttttctccttcGCCCCAGTtgtgagcctgctgctttttgctgaagacacagaaaactgtgtgtgagctgttcactctgtctccccctcccttccaaggcagctaatttaaccccttaacgactattggcatacatttacacccccactgcctgggccttaatgCAGGAGGGCAAAAATGTACGCCCGGGGTTCACAGGCAGGCTTTATCAGAAGATCGCCaacaacactgatccctgctatgacatagcagtgatcagtgtgtgcaATGTAATGCatcaatgtaaaagtcccctaaggggactaaaaatgtgtcaggaaaaaaaaaaaaaagtcaataaaagtaaaaaaaaaatatcccaaagcccctcccccaataaaagtgaaaatcacctccCCTTCCCATTttgtacataaaacacataaaaataataaagctaattaacatataatatactgtagcgtgcgtaatcgtttAATCTATTATAATAAAAATACTATTCCAGCAtggttatttttttatgacattttatgtataaaaaaaaataaaaagcgacCAATATGTTTTATCTAGAAAAAAATGCTActcataaaaactagagatcatggagcagaaaatgatgccccataccaccacataggtgaaaaaataaaagcactataggagttacaatagggccattttaaatatgcctatttgcaaaaaaaaaaaaaaaaaaaagttttactgctaataaaaatagtaaaacgttagaaaacctagtaaaaatGCATatagctgtgttcagaccgacctatagaataaagaagaaAATGGCAGTTTTACACATGTAATTAGTGTCCCAGGCTGCCTGTATCTGCTCTTTGTACTGGGAGGGTTCATCAAAGTGaggtcattagcaacttgaccttagattaaccctcccaacatATAGTGCAAAAACAGCTGACCAGAGACAACGTTTACAGGGGAAGGTTGGAAGGGGGGGAACGAGATAAgggcagttttctgtgtcttcagcacagagcagaaagctcagaactggaggaaagaGATTGATAAAGTAATGgaacaatacccctttaaaacattcaGAGGACCTGAAAAAAACCCCCATATATTCTAAAATAATCAATACTAAGTTGGTTACATAATGATGTCAGGACAGCAGTCTGAGTTTACCTTAGTTCTTCAATGTGTGAGATCCATTTTAAGTAAGATAAGTGTCTCTCCACTTCATTGATCTGGTCTGTTAGTGCCCCTAAATCATCCATCCATGGTGCAGCTTCTACCAAGTGTTTACTGATGGATTCACTCACAATGGCTTCTCTTTCCAGGAGGGCAGTGAGCGTGGACTGGGAATTTTCTGCATTGTTCAGGGCAGCCTGAATGCGTTTTGGAGCCTCAGAAGAGACTGTCAGAACCTGTCAATGAAATGTAAAGTTATAAGGAGAACTGTTTTTAACAAAATGTCACTATTACTAGTTACTAGTAATAGTTACTAGTGGTaaacgctgcagaatctgttagcgctatacaaataaatgttattatttaAGGAATTACTGGAGACATGAATAAATTTCACTCCATCAGGTAATATCCTTTCCATACCTGCTCCTCAAGATGTTTCTTCTCTTCTGCAATTTTCTCAATAAGACCGGCTACTTTCCACAATGACTTGAAATCATTTCCTATCTCTTTCTCAACAAACTCACAAACATAAAATGGAAGATCTGATGTGTTTGGATCCCAATTTACAGGAACATTGTTTGGTTTTTCCGAGTCATAGTGGATTGACTTGTTCAGTGCTTCTTCAGCTTCACAAGATGCCATGTTTCATTGAGGAGTACTACTGTCTTGATACTGGTAACATCTAAAAAGAAACGTCTCTTTACTCATCTGTACTCCAGAAATATCACGGTAGAGAGGTATTCTGGAGATTTTAATATGTTAAAATAAAAGGAGCCCTATAGTTACCTTTCTCGAGTTGGCACATGAGTAGGCAGGTCCTTGAGCCAACATGGTCATAAGGACGTGTTTACACTGGGACCTGCTCAGTCACAGCACTAAGGACAGCAAATAAAATTCTCCGGAATACCCATCTAAACATTCTATATTATTATTACCTATGAATATAACCCATTCATTCTGTGGGACTCAAGTGTGGTTTGGGCAACAAGACCCTTGTGACATAGGGCTATGAGACAGTGCAGCCCCACCTcagttctttaaagtgactgtaccaccaggcccaggctgaagcactggaggcgggccgacccacccccagtgggaagaaacccagcccctccatgacgtgaccccattagaatcaatggaaccctatcatagaggggctggggtttcttcccactgtgggtgggccagcccgcctccagtgcttcagcctgggcctggtggtacagtcactttaagtctgtGTTTTGGTCACACCTTATGGTTCACGTTGCATGAATAAAACATTCCCATAGACATCAGCTTTACTGGCCTGCCTGGAGCCCTTCTGTAGCCAAACCTTGTAATGACAGGGACTGTGTGTGAAATACAATAACCATGATCCTTTGCTTATTATTGCCTGCTCCCCCTCCACTATGTATGTAGGCTGGCCTGCTTCACATGGGAGCAATGAGTTGGGGAGAGACCATATACACAGAAAAGGAGGGCACTGAACTACAGGATTAAGTAAACCAGCTATCCATTGGTGTCTAATATAATAAAGAGAAAAGGGCTAAACTGCAGAGTAAATAAAAActataatgttaaaaaaataaatctccagcTGTAATGCTGAATCCGCCCTTCAAATCCAATTACGTGGTGGGGCAAAGTGCAGCACAAAAATGCTAAAGGACAACTTTGTTCTGCTGTGtcctgtcagtgactggagctACCCCTCACCGCGACCGAACACGTAACCTACGTACCGGCGAACACGTTATACACACGGAGCGGCGGCGCCAAGCCCCAGGACATGCGGCAGTGCCAGCCGGACGACAGGAGCAGCCGCAGTGTACGTGCCAGATTACCGGCTGCTGGCCACTGCTGACATCTCACAGGAACACATTACCAGCGCAGCAACACGGCACACACGTCatttcctgctttttttttttttttttttttaaatcaactttatATCGTGCTTATAAACCAGCTCAATCATTTCTATCGGGCAGAGTGTGAGGAAAGGGAAATATGTTGTCTGTCCTGATATGCAATTTGATTTGTTTCTGCTCAGAGGACCGTGCAGGTGTTCTACAAATGTACATGTACATGGGCTATATAGGCAGTCCCTTAGCCCGTGGCTTtttagctgttgaaaaactacaaccatGGGCAGACAGGCAGAGGTTGTctgggaatgatgggagttgtagttttgctacagccaGGGTAGGTGCAGACTACAGAATGGTGATGGAAAACCTGTCgcacattccgcagctcgcatctCATCTTGGACTGTGCcggggcgtgcgtctccgcccgtgtcatagacaacatt from Dendropsophus ebraccatus isolate aDenEbr1 chromosome 1, aDenEbr1.pat, whole genome shotgun sequence includes these protein-coding regions:
- the RINT1 gene encoding RAD50-interacting protein 1 isoform X1; translated protein: MASCEAEEALNKSIHYDSEKPNNVPVNWDPNTSDLPFYVCEFVEKEIGNDFKSLWKVAGLIEKIAEEKKHLEEQVLTVSSEAPKRIQAALNNAENSQSTLTALLEREAIVSESISKHLVEAAPWMDDLGALTDQINEVERHLSYLKWISHIEELSDNIQQHLMTNNVAEAASTLVSMTEQAIKLQDSSCTHLLKFITSTVQFWHKILKDKLTSDFEEVLSQLHWPFIGPHQPPTPVSASSSSSSSSGSVTEVYASLETLFTQLLKLQISDELISKPKQMPEKYSLPVSAPIILPIQIMLTPLQKRFRYHFTGNRQTNVLSKPEWYLTQVLMWIGNHTKFLNDKIQPILKRAGSIVNAKMEFTRGLVMLVLEKLSVDIPCLLYDDVLFCHLVDEVLLFQRELQTAHGYLGSLPNCMHILSEDTFFQRWLTVERKLALEKMDSMLSSEAAWSSQYKDISDVDEMKFPDCAETFMTLLLVITDRYKNLPTAEKKLKFLELQKDLVDDFRIRLTQVMKEESRALLGTKYCAILNAVNYIATVLGDWADNIFFLQLQQAALEVCTDINSTSKLQLGQLASMEISVFDDMINLLERLKNDMLSRQVEHVFREVKEGAKIYKKERWLSLPSQSEQAVMSLSSSACPMLLTLRDRLLQLEQQLCHTLFKSVWQMLAEKLDLFIYQDVILANHFNEGGAAQLQFDMTRNLFPLFSHYCKRPENYFKHVKEACIILNLSVGSALLLKDVLQSTAQCMDKTSANDKVPSATAALNELGVYKLAPQDVEILFNLRTNWPNTGK
- the RINT1 gene encoding RAD50-interacting protein 1 isoform X2 — its product is MWIGNHTKFLNDKIQPILKRAGSIVNAKMEFTRGLVMLVLEKLSVDIPCLLYDDVLFCHLVDEVLLFQRELQTAHGYLGSLPNCMHILSEDTFFQRWLTVERKLALEKMDSMLSSEAAWSSQYKDISDVDEMKFPDCAETFMTLLLVITDRYKNLPTAEKKLKFLELQKDLVDDFRIRLTQVMKEESRALLGTKYCAILNAVNYIATVLGDWADNIFFLQLQQAALEVCTDINSTSKLQLGQLASMEISVFDDMINLLERLKNDMLSRQVEHVFREVKEGAKIYKKERWLSLPSQSEQAVMSLSSSACPMLLTLRDRLLQLEQQLCHTLFKSVWQMLAEKLDLFIYQDVILANHFNEGGAAQLQFDMTRNLFPLFSHYCKRPENYFKHVKEACIILNLSVGSALLLKDVLQSTAQCMDKTSANDKVPSATAALNELGVYKLAPQDVEILFNLRTNWPNTGK